A stretch of Besnoitia besnoiti strain Bb-Ger1 chromosome V, whole genome shotgun sequence DNA encodes these proteins:
- a CDS encoding hypothetical protein (encoded by transcript BESB_058300), with translation MELGSSFLLEDSLSSYVFPWLVTASSSLQTMALPRHFLFSSAAWLCESVPSRELKIAPTGRPTRQWKAPGSCYLFWGVAVFVAVALSASPDDWCAGTSLFPAFACAEAAGAEGPQEASGENDPSQGGGEGRNKQGKPPGESSSSSSRTSWSPKRPQPLPEERVLPALRLFESVHGQMTLFFKGFSRQGSLIAYDLLDELRTVDEARMMMDVEFLVLDRLMEHYDSTRHLRVVDTSIIHKMLNLGNLLPWRIPRVLTDIKKMVLEYKPVLTQFLNRYEKLIEVLILTNVPRALSPFRGLIAALIGVPRQKLVFASSLADLEAYIPRHHIPREFWNPTGGPVREGKENTVSWRIMLEEVKAKLGSDAVTPAGHELLRKIKEEEASGEQTAAGAGAPDAQASSSQGPSKGQEIEEFLLFSGDVNVNADGAKPADTTPAPRNTPLSPEFPSLFDELGSIGADDFDDLD, from the coding sequence ATGGAGCTCGGTAGTTCCTTTCTTTTGGAAGACTCACTTTCTTCCTATGTTTTTCCGTGGCTCGTCACTGCTTCTTCGAGTCTGCAGACCATGGCGTTGCCCCGGCACTTTTTATTTTCGTCGGCAGCGTGGCTCTGTGAGTCAGTGCCGTCGCGCGAGCTGAAAATTGCGCCCACTGGGCGACCGACTCGTCAATGGAAGGCCCCCGGCTCATGTTACCTGTTCTGGGGGGTGGCTGTCTTCGTGGCGGTTGCCCTGTCGGCCTCGCCGGACGATTGGTGCGCAGGTACGTCATTGTTCCCTGCATTCGCGTGTGCTGAAGCAGCCGGTGCGGAAGGCCCGCAGGAAGCGAGTGGCGAGAACGACCCGTCgcagggaggaggagagggcaGAAATAAGCAGGGCAAGCCGCCCGGTGAATCTAgttcgtcttcttcacgGACGTCATGGTCGCCGAAACGCCCCCAACCCCTACCGGAGGAGCGCGTGTTACCGGCTTTGCGGCTGTTTGAGAGCGTTCACGGCCAGATGACTCTCTTCTTCAAGGGGTTTTCAAGGCAAGGAAGCCTCATCGCTTACGACCTGCTAGATGAACTGCGTACTGTGGACGAAGCGCGCATGATGATGGATGTCGAGTTCCTCGTCCTTGACCGGCTGATGGAGCACTACGACAGCACGAGGCACCTTCGAGTTGTTGACACCTCCATCATCCACAAAATGCTCAACCTGGGCAATTTGTTGCCGTGGAGGATCCCGAGAGTTCTCACAGATATCAAGAAGATGGTGCTGGAGTATAAGCCGGTTCTCACTCAGTTCCTCAACCGATACGAGAAGCTGATTGAGGTTCTTATCCTCACAAATGTGCCTCGTGCCTTGAGTCCATTTCGTGGTCTCATCGCGGCGCTTATTGGCGTACCTCGCCAAAAGCTCGTTTTTGCCTCATCTCTCGCAGACCTCGAAGCCTATATTCCACGTCACCACATTCCACGGGAATTCTGGAATCCTACAGGTGGCCCTGTTCGCGAGGGAAAGGAAAACACAGTCAGCTGGAGGATTATGTTGGAGGAGGTTAAGGCTAAGCTGGGCAGTGATGCCGTGACGCCGGCAGGGCACGAGCTTCTGCGGAAAAtcaaagaggaggaagcgagcggagagcagacggctgcgggcgctggagCCCCTGACGCTCAAGCTTCATCCAGTCAGGGTCCCTCAAAGGGACAAGAGATTGAGGAGTTTTTGTTATTCTCGGGAGACGTTAACGTAAATGCGGACGGGGCAAAGCCTGCTGATACAACCCCGGCACCCCGTAACACTCCGCTGTCCCCCGAGTTCCCCTCTCTATTTGATGAATTAGGCTCTATTGGCGCTGATGACTTCGACGATCTGGACTGA